The Verrucomicrobium spinosum DSM 4136 = JCM 18804 genome includes a region encoding these proteins:
- a CDS encoding efflux RND transporter permease subunit, with product MNLPRFFVDRPVFAAVVSIVITLLGGLAYFQLPVSQYPEVVPPTVVVSATYPGANAEVLADTVATPLEQEINGVENMLYLSSSSTSDGRLSITVTFKLGTDLNQAQVLVQNRVNAALPRLPEEVRRLGVTALKRSPDLTMAIQFYSPDDTRDVLYLANYVNLQVQNRIARVPGVAEASTLGGLDFTMRIWLDPEKLAVRNLTAGDVVSAIREQNVQVAAGQLGQPPAPSGLQFQYTLTTQGRLRSAEQFGRIVLRTGGSGDVIRLQDVARIELGGKDYAVKSYRDGKNSVSLRVFQLPGTNALQTSDAVYAAMADISKRFPPGVDYSINYDPTKFVRSSMKAVLHTLVEAVLLVVLVVVVFLQSWRASVIPLLAVPVSLVGTLAVMSAFGFSLNNLSLFGLVLAIGIVVDDAIVVVENVERYLAKGFTPREATLRAMKEVTGPVVAIALVLCAVFVPTAFLGGITGEFYRQFALTIAASTVISAINSLTLSPALAALLLRHHEAKPDIMTRLIEGLLGWFFRIFNRAFGAMSEMYAKSIAKVIRHAVLSLLIYGGLIAFAVHAFKKVPTGFIPAQDMGYFMTVIQLPDGASFERSDEIVRRVDALARETPGVAHTFAISGYSNVLQANQSNLGACFIIPDEFEKRTDPSLSANALMATLRKKFADIQEARVLVLPPPPLRGLGNAGGFKLQVEDLNNAGLPALEAATRKFLDALSAEPGFSSMITGFRSNNPQFNLVIDRERAKTMNVSISAINDTLQTYLGSTYVNDFNLFGRTWQVMAMAEPANRMKPEDIGRLRTRNMNGEMVPLGALVKVERIGGADRVQRYNMFVSSDISGSTSAEISSGEMIQRVDELAKQHLPEGFDYEWTDLTYQQILAGNSIVYIFPLCVLFVFLVLSAQYESWALPLAVILIVPMCLLSAIGGVWISGMDNNIFTQIGLVVLVGLASKNAILIVEFARQQQDLGMSRFDAAVEACRLRLRPILMTSFAFILGVLPLVLAKGAGAEMRNALGTAVFYGMLGVTFFGLIFTPVFYVVIAKFMKDRKEIKDTPESLKLPHTVPHGAPEGA from the coding sequence ATGAATCTTCCCCGGTTTTTCGTAGATCGCCCCGTCTTTGCTGCCGTGGTGAGCATTGTCATCACGCTCCTGGGTGGGCTGGCTTATTTCCAATTGCCCGTTTCACAGTATCCGGAGGTGGTTCCTCCCACGGTGGTGGTGAGTGCGACCTATCCGGGAGCCAATGCGGAAGTGCTTGCGGACACGGTGGCGACACCGCTGGAACAGGAAATCAACGGGGTGGAGAACATGCTGTATCTCTCCTCGTCTTCGACCAGTGACGGTCGACTGTCGATCACCGTGACCTTCAAGCTGGGCACGGACTTGAACCAGGCACAGGTGCTGGTGCAAAACCGTGTGAATGCCGCGCTGCCTCGTCTGCCGGAAGAGGTGAGACGTCTTGGGGTGACAGCCCTCAAGCGGTCACCAGACCTGACGATGGCCATCCAGTTCTATTCGCCTGATGACACGCGTGATGTGCTGTATCTGGCGAACTATGTGAACCTGCAGGTGCAGAACCGCATTGCCCGTGTGCCCGGTGTGGCGGAGGCTTCCACGCTGGGCGGTCTGGACTTTACGATGCGCATCTGGCTGGATCCTGAGAAGCTGGCAGTGCGCAATCTGACGGCGGGGGATGTGGTCAGTGCCATCCGCGAGCAGAACGTGCAGGTGGCAGCGGGCCAGCTCGGTCAACCGCCTGCTCCCAGCGGACTCCAGTTTCAGTACACGCTCACGACGCAGGGACGTCTGCGCAGCGCGGAGCAGTTTGGTCGTATCGTATTGCGCACGGGAGGCAGTGGGGATGTGATTCGTCTGCAAGATGTGGCCCGCATTGAGTTGGGTGGGAAAGACTATGCCGTGAAGAGCTATCGCGACGGCAAGAACTCGGTCTCACTGCGGGTGTTCCAGCTTCCCGGCACGAATGCGCTTCAGACCTCGGATGCCGTGTATGCCGCCATGGCAGACATCAGCAAGCGCTTCCCGCCCGGGGTGGATTACAGCATCAACTACGATCCCACGAAGTTCGTGCGCTCCTCCATGAAGGCGGTGCTTCACACCCTGGTGGAAGCCGTGCTGCTCGTGGTGCTGGTGGTGGTGGTCTTCCTGCAGAGCTGGCGCGCTTCCGTCATCCCGCTCCTGGCTGTGCCGGTGTCGCTGGTGGGGACCCTGGCGGTGATGTCAGCCTTCGGGTTCTCGTTAAACAACCTCTCCCTCTTCGGGCTGGTGCTGGCGATCGGGATTGTGGTGGATGATGCCATCGTGGTGGTGGAGAACGTGGAACGCTATCTGGCCAAGGGTTTCACGCCTCGGGAGGCCACCCTGCGGGCCATGAAGGAAGTGACGGGCCCCGTGGTGGCCATCGCCCTGGTGCTTTGCGCGGTGTTTGTGCCCACCGCCTTTCTGGGTGGCATCACCGGTGAGTTCTACCGCCAGTTTGCCCTCACCATCGCGGCCTCCACGGTGATTTCCGCGATCAACTCGCTCACACTGTCCCCGGCTCTGGCGGCTCTGCTCCTCCGCCACCACGAGGCCAAGCCTGATATCATGACGCGGCTTATCGAAGGGTTGCTGGGCTGGTTCTTCCGCATCTTCAACCGTGCCTTCGGTGCCATGTCAGAAATGTATGCCAAGAGCATCGCCAAGGTGATCCGGCATGCCGTTCTGTCCCTGCTGATCTATGGCGGCCTGATCGCCTTTGCCGTGCACGCCTTCAAAAAGGTGCCCACAGGCTTCATTCCAGCGCAGGACATGGGTTATTTCATGACGGTGATCCAGCTGCCGGACGGGGCCTCGTTCGAGCGATCTGATGAGATCGTGCGCCGGGTGGATGCCCTCGCTCGCGAAACCCCTGGCGTGGCCCACACGTTTGCCATCTCCGGCTACTCGAACGTGCTCCAGGCCAACCAGAGCAATCTGGGTGCCTGTTTCATCATTCCAGATGAGTTTGAGAAGCGCACGGATCCGTCGCTCAGCGCCAATGCGTTGATGGCCACGCTTCGCAAGAAGTTCGCCGATATCCAGGAAGCACGTGTGCTCGTCCTTCCGCCGCCGCCACTGCGGGGGCTCGGCAATGCCGGGGGTTTCAAGCTTCAGGTGGAAGACCTGAACAATGCCGGTCTGCCAGCCCTGGAGGCTGCCACGCGCAAGTTCCTGGATGCCCTGTCAGCAGAGCCTGGCTTCTCCTCCATGATCACCGGTTTCAGGTCGAACAATCCTCAGTTCAACCTGGTGATCGACCGCGAACGGGCGAAGACGATGAACGTCTCCATCTCCGCAATCAATGACACCCTCCAGACCTATCTGGGCTCGACGTATGTGAACGACTTCAACCTCTTCGGCCGCACCTGGCAGGTGATGGCCATGGCAGAGCCGGCGAATCGCATGAAGCCGGAGGACATCGGGCGTCTCCGCACCCGGAACATGAATGGAGAGATGGTGCCTCTCGGGGCCCTGGTGAAGGTGGAGCGCATCGGGGGTGCCGACCGTGTGCAGCGGTACAACATGTTTGTCTCCTCTGACATCAGTGGCAGCACCTCGGCCGAGATCAGCTCGGGTGAGATGATTCAACGCGTGGACGAGCTGGCCAAGCAACACCTGCCGGAGGGCTTCGACTACGAGTGGACCGACCTTACCTACCAGCAGATCCTGGCGGGGAATTCCATCGTGTACATCTTCCCGCTGTGCGTGCTGTTCGTCTTCCTCGTGCTCTCTGCGCAGTATGAGAGCTGGGCCCTGCCGCTGGCGGTGATCCTGATCGTGCCCATGTGTCTCCTTAGCGCCATCGGCGGGGTGTGGATCTCCGGGATGGACAACAACATCTTCACCCAGATCGGTCTGGTAGTGCTGGTAGGACTGGCTTCGAAGAACGCCATTCTCATCGTGGAGTTCGCCCGGCAGCAGCAGGATCTGGGCATGTCCCGGTTCGATGCGGCGGTTGAGGCCTGCCGCCTGCGCCTGCGCCCCATCTTGATGACCAGCTTTGCCTTCATCCTCGGCGTGCTTCCGCTGGTGCTGGCCAAAGGGGCTGGGGCGGAAATGCGAAATGCTCTGGGCACGGCCGTGTTCTACGGCATGCTCGGGGTCACCTTCTTCGGCCTGATTTTCACTCCGGTCTTCTACGTGGTGATCGCCAAGTTCATGAAGGATCGCAAGGAGATCAAGGACACCCCGGAGTCCCTGAAACTGCCTCATACCGTGCCTCATGGTGCTCCTGAGGGCGCATAG
- a CDS encoding PSD1 and planctomycete cytochrome C domain-containing protein: MAPKFSIRTLLGGLIAAAPGFLAAAEAQPTFPGDQIEFFEKNIRPILVESCQDCHGGHRHENGLRLDSRAAVLRGSDYGQIVVAGNPEGSKLLKAVKHAPGVEAMPKKRDKLSASQVAALEKWVAMGLPWPQEKEQAVGHHDKPSWQEHWAFQKVAKPAEPTLTKLKGEVKNGLDKHVAAKLEEAGLAFAPAAGRATLGRRLYLDLTGLQPTFEDLQKFVKDQSPDAVAKLVDKLLDSPRYGERWARHWLDVARYSDVDGYRAGGVDNRLPYSYTYRDWVVQALNKDLPYDQFITQQLAADKLLPPAQGRSDPSLAAMGFLTIGDYFLGDRLLQNDDRIDVVSRGLLGLTVTCARCHDHKYDPIPSKDYYALYSVFNSSETPDKLPVIGEAADKAAAEDFKSKVAVIEKEMQTFRQEVYGDIRNSARLKEYLVFARKALELQSEQFRGEAGKAKLRDRYADGLRDMVKRNAYVAKPHPVMLAWKKLSDLPDGDFAAKAPAVVQELTKPESPVNAVVKNELAKRPAPKTFDDVAGLYSDVFVTCINGKEPDNADWQAVRAMLMDGRSPMAVPVDQIDRFFTRKDREHMTQLENKITKLELTSEGAPQRAMVMLDKEKPADVKVMIRGNPGRQGEPAPRGFLTALGGQKFSEGSGRLELAKLIASKDNPLTARVIVNRVWMHHFGKPLVSQPSDFGVQTPKPDQAALLDYLAATFMEQGWSLKKLHRLILTSRTYQQSSTTTPEKEVKDAENNLLSHFNRQRMDYENMRDNLLQVSGALNVAKVGGRSTLPETPDADSRRSVYLFVNRYEQATVPATFDFANPDTLSPQRFVTTVPQQTLFLMNSPFMKSRADQVAQKVPANNSGLDSESLKVLYRQVLLREPSPDEVELAGRFVNDATSLQSNSPFTWAYGYGNVKRDAPNGPVQVQFNAFKKFFNDKKMGIVWQGGDKVPDPVSNYTFARLSASTITSHVGDGDMANIVRWVAPSNAVIRISGTLQHGSPHGDGVTGWIISSRTGVVKEVQVAPNTGRNMGVDRLEVKAGEVLDFCATAGPKRDNTNDGYRWTPRIERQDSAATGFTVWTDAGRDFVGPGNWPLNLARPQSPLSQLAHVLLMSNEFQFVE; this comes from the coding sequence ATGGCCCCAAAATTCTCCATTCGCACCCTTCTGGGCGGCCTGATCGCCGCTGCTCCCGGATTTTTAGCTGCAGCAGAAGCCCAGCCCACGTTTCCCGGGGATCAGATCGAGTTCTTTGAGAAGAACATCCGCCCCATTCTGGTGGAGAGCTGCCAGGACTGCCATGGCGGACATCGGCACGAGAACGGCCTCCGGCTGGACTCCCGGGCCGCCGTCCTGCGTGGTAGCGACTACGGCCAGATCGTGGTGGCAGGCAACCCCGAGGGCAGCAAGCTCCTCAAGGCGGTGAAGCACGCTCCGGGTGTGGAGGCCATGCCCAAGAAAAGGGACAAACTGAGTGCCTCTCAAGTGGCAGCCTTGGAGAAGTGGGTGGCCATGGGGCTTCCCTGGCCGCAGGAAAAGGAACAGGCAGTGGGTCACCATGACAAGCCGTCCTGGCAGGAGCATTGGGCTTTCCAAAAGGTTGCAAAACCGGCAGAGCCCACCCTCACCAAGCTCAAGGGTGAGGTGAAAAACGGCTTGGACAAGCATGTGGCCGCCAAACTGGAGGAGGCTGGCCTGGCCTTCGCCCCTGCGGCAGGCCGGGCCACGCTCGGTCGGCGTCTCTATCTGGATCTGACCGGCTTGCAGCCGACGTTTGAAGACCTGCAGAAGTTTGTGAAAGACCAGTCACCCGATGCGGTGGCCAAGCTGGTGGACAAGCTCCTGGACTCACCCCGCTATGGCGAACGCTGGGCGCGGCACTGGCTGGATGTGGCCCGGTACTCGGATGTGGACGGCTATCGCGCTGGCGGCGTGGACAACCGGTTGCCGTACTCCTACACCTACCGTGACTGGGTGGTGCAGGCGCTGAACAAAGACCTGCCGTACGATCAGTTCATCACCCAGCAGCTGGCGGCGGACAAGCTTCTCCCTCCGGCGCAGGGGCGGTCCGATCCTTCGCTCGCGGCCATGGGCTTCCTGACCATCGGCGATTATTTCCTTGGGGACCGGCTGCTGCAAAATGACGACCGCATCGATGTGGTGAGCCGTGGCTTGCTCGGTCTGACGGTCACCTGCGCCCGCTGCCATGATCACAAGTATGACCCCATCCCGAGCAAGGACTACTACGCTCTTTACAGCGTCTTCAACTCCAGCGAGACGCCGGACAAGCTCCCGGTGATCGGGGAGGCGGCAGACAAGGCGGCTGCCGAGGACTTCAAGAGCAAGGTGGCGGTGATTGAGAAGGAGATGCAGACCTTCCGTCAGGAGGTCTATGGCGACATCCGCAACAGCGCCCGGTTGAAGGAGTATCTCGTGTTCGCCCGCAAGGCGCTGGAGCTTCAGAGCGAACAGTTCCGCGGCGAGGCGGGCAAGGCCAAGCTGCGTGACCGCTACGCTGACGGACTGCGCGACATGGTGAAGCGCAATGCCTATGTGGCCAAGCCGCATCCCGTGATGCTGGCGTGGAAGAAGCTCTCCGACCTGCCTGACGGCGACTTCGCCGCGAAGGCCCCGGCGGTGGTTCAGGAGCTCACCAAACCCGAGAGCCCGGTCAATGCGGTGGTGAAGAACGAGCTGGCCAAGCGGCCTGCGCCCAAGACCTTCGACGATGTGGCGGGGCTTTACAGCGATGTGTTTGTGACCTGCATCAATGGCAAGGAGCCGGACAATGCCGACTGGCAGGCGGTGCGCGCCATGCTGATGGATGGCCGGTCTCCCATGGCAGTGCCGGTGGACCAGATTGACCGCTTTTTCACGCGGAAGGACCGGGAGCACATGACCCAGCTGGAGAACAAGATCACCAAACTGGAACTGACCTCCGAGGGAGCTCCGCAACGTGCCATGGTGATGCTCGACAAGGAAAAGCCCGCGGATGTGAAAGTGATGATCCGTGGGAATCCCGGGCGTCAGGGCGAACCAGCTCCGCGCGGTTTCCTGACCGCCCTGGGTGGCCAGAAGTTCAGCGAAGGCAGCGGACGCCTTGAGCTCGCCAAATTGATCGCCAGCAAGGACAATCCGCTGACGGCGCGTGTCATCGTGAACCGCGTGTGGATGCACCACTTTGGCAAGCCGCTTGTCAGTCAGCCCAGTGACTTCGGCGTGCAGACACCCAAGCCGGATCAGGCCGCTCTTCTGGACTACCTGGCTGCGACCTTCATGGAGCAGGGCTGGTCTTTGAAAAAGCTGCACCGTCTGATACTGACCTCCCGCACTTATCAGCAGAGCTCGACCACCACGCCAGAGAAGGAGGTCAAGGACGCGGAGAACAACCTCCTTTCCCACTTCAACCGCCAGCGTATGGACTATGAAAACATGCGCGACAATCTCCTGCAGGTCAGTGGCGCTCTGAATGTGGCCAAGGTGGGCGGCCGCTCCACCCTGCCAGAGACCCCGGATGCCGACAGCCGCCGCAGCGTGTATCTGTTTGTGAACCGGTACGAGCAGGCCACTGTGCCTGCCACGTTTGACTTCGCGAACCCTGATACGCTGAGCCCGCAGCGCTTCGTCACCACCGTGCCGCAGCAGACGTTGTTCCTCATGAACAGCCCGTTCATGAAATCCCGGGCTGACCAGGTCGCGCAGAAGGTGCCCGCAAACAACAGCGGCCTCGACTCGGAGAGTCTCAAGGTTTTGTATCGTCAGGTATTGCTGCGCGAACCCTCCCCTGACGAGGTGGAGCTGGCCGGCCGTTTCGTCAATGATGCGACCTCTCTCCAGAGCAACAGCCCCTTCACCTGGGCATACGGTTACGGCAATGTGAAGCGCGACGCCCCGAACGGCCCCGTGCAGGTGCAGTTCAACGCCTTCAAGAAATTCTTTAACGACAAGAAAATGGGCATTGTCTGGCAGGGGGGGGACAAGGTCCCTGATCCGGTTTCCAACTACACCTTTGCCCGCCTGTCAGCCAGCACGATCACCAGCCACGTGGGTGATGGTGACATGGCGAACATTGTTCGTTGGGTTGCTCCTTCTAATGCTGTGATTCGCATCTCTGGCACACTCCAGCATGGCAGCCCCCATGGCGATGGTGTCACCGGGTGGATCATCAGCAGCCGCACTGGGGTGGTAAAAGAGGTCCAAGTGGCCCCCAACACGGGCCGCAACATGGGTGTGGACCGCCTGGAGGTGAAGGCAGGTGAGGTGCTCGATTTCTGCGCAACCGCTGGCCCGAAGAGGGACAATACCAACGACGGCTACCGCTGGACCCCCCGCATCGAGCGCCAGGACTCCGCCGCCACAGGGTTCACCGTCTGGACCGATGCCGGTCGCGATTTCGTCGGCCCCGGCAACTGGCCCCTCAATCTCGCCCGCCCCCAGAGCCCCCTTTCGCAGCTCGCCCACGTACTGCTTATGAGCAACGAGTTTCAATTTGTCGAATAA
- a CDS encoding DUF1501 domain-containing protein, giving the protein MSHHGFNPEHSFLTRRQMLNRIGMGFGTMALGQLFGGMASAAVSNPLAQRSSQYAPKAKRVVHLFMNGGPSHVDTFDPKPMLTKYDGKVLPNTLRTERPTGAGLKSPFEFRKYGQSGLEVSDLFSHTAQHADDMCVIRSMHADVPNHEPSLGLMNCGESRLNRPSLGSWITYGLGSENQNLPGYIAMCPGGMPIRRTKNWQSAFLPSAYQGTYINTNHEEVEKLVEFIKNPSLDFKQQRRQLDLLTQLNERHLAERQKDQQLEARVQSYELAYRMQMEASDAFDISKEPQWVIDMYGAKPGRENAFARQCLIARRLLERGVRFLQLWTGDGQPWDNHDEILEHQKLAERTDKPIGALMTDLKMRGLFDETLLFWGGEFGRTPSVELPTPGSNAGKQRGRDHNHYGFSMWMAGGGVKGGQTYGATDEFGFQAVENKMHVRDLHATILALLGFNHEKFTYKYAGLDFRLTGVEDGPKVVRELMA; this is encoded by the coding sequence ATGTCCCACCACGGTTTTAATCCAGAACACTCCTTCCTGACGCGCCGACAGATGCTCAATCGCATCGGCATGGGGTTTGGTACGATGGCGCTGGGCCAGTTGTTTGGCGGTATGGCGTCTGCGGCGGTGAGCAATCCCCTGGCCCAGCGCAGTTCCCAGTATGCGCCCAAGGCCAAGCGGGTGGTGCACCTGTTCATGAACGGAGGCCCGTCTCATGTGGACACGTTTGATCCCAAGCCCATGCTGACCAAGTATGATGGCAAGGTGCTGCCGAACACGTTGCGCACGGAGCGTCCCACGGGCGCAGGGTTGAAGTCTCCTTTCGAGTTCAGGAAATACGGTCAGAGCGGTCTGGAGGTGAGCGATCTGTTCTCCCATACCGCCCAGCATGCGGATGACATGTGTGTGATCCGGTCGATGCACGCGGATGTGCCAAACCATGAGCCTTCCCTTGGTCTCATGAACTGCGGTGAGTCCCGCCTGAACCGTCCGAGCCTTGGATCCTGGATCACCTACGGTCTGGGTTCAGAAAACCAGAACCTTCCTGGCTACATCGCCATGTGCCCCGGCGGCATGCCCATCCGTCGTACGAAGAACTGGCAGTCTGCCTTCCTTCCCAGCGCCTACCAGGGCACCTACATCAACACCAACCATGAAGAGGTGGAGAAGCTGGTGGAGTTCATCAAGAACCCCTCGCTGGACTTCAAACAGCAGCGTCGCCAGTTGGATCTGCTGACCCAACTCAACGAGCGCCACCTCGCAGAGCGTCAAAAGGACCAGCAACTTGAGGCCCGGGTGCAGAGCTATGAACTGGCCTATCGCATGCAGATGGAGGCCAGCGACGCTTTTGACATCAGCAAAGAGCCCCAGTGGGTGATCGACATGTACGGGGCCAAACCGGGCCGGGAGAACGCCTTTGCCCGCCAGTGCCTCATTGCCCGCCGTCTTTTGGAGCGTGGCGTTCGTTTCCTGCAGCTCTGGACCGGCGACGGCCAGCCTTGGGACAACCACGATGAGATCCTGGAACACCAGAAGCTCGCCGAGCGCACGGACAAGCCCATCGGCGCGCTCATGACCGACTTGAAGATGCGTGGGTTGTTTGATGAAACCCTCCTTTTCTGGGGCGGTGAATTCGGTCGTACCCCGTCTGTGGAACTGCCCACTCCGGGGTCCAATGCCGGAAAACAACGCGGTCGCGATCACAACCACTACGGCTTCAGCATGTGGATGGCGGGGGGCGGTGTGAAAGGCGGCCAGACCTACGGGGCCACGGATGAGTTCGGCTTCCAGGCCGTGGAGAACAAGATGCACGTCCGTGACCTGCACGCCACCATCCTCGCCCTGCTCGGTTTCAACCACGAGAAGTTCACCTACAAGTACGCCGGCCTCGACTTCCGCCTCACGGGTGTGGAAGACGGACCGAAGGTGGTGCGTGAGCTCATGGCGTAG
- a CDS encoding DUF3999 family protein, which yields MKTQSSILTRWLPLALMLTVASARAQDSTPPLTDWRHVQNVRPAAAGLVRIEIPSTTHGAAQQNLSDLRLINPSGVETPFLLQWPHLETITTRAVSGFRARIDGDKTCLEMVPPPGESIRALTLETATPTFIKAVTLEGSQDGATWQPIGEPGIVFRQRDGSSRLRLVFPAGSWKQLRVTLDDRRSPPAAFTGATVELPQTASATIKEAITLTKTEELPGITRLHLTLQTPHAWLGMLRLQTADPVFSRKAVVRSANASPLADGTVFRLQADELNATSLEIPVHRQALGDQLVLDIENGNSPPLKIDGVQATRYPVHLLFAAQDLGTWKLYSGNPLAIAPYYDLAALSSHLQSAQTSPATIGELQSNPSYRKDGVLGQFAESGSAIDTNGWRRRKPVQITQPGVQLLELDLEATCHHDFADLRLVQDGRQLPYLVLQERLTRTIPLPATLAPDPKRPTWSRWKLELPFEDLSMQRLEIDTPSRVYERTLNILETRPNRSGSSQYYSAILGSVTARNLGEGKTVTVPLNTRAAGREIWIETDNADNTPMEITAVRGAYQVAQLKFQALPSGAPVYLYYDNPSAPAPRYDLRLVERELHLATPSTATLGPEEAVAPGKRKAEDESGAGSVLLWVALAAVAGGLLWVVVKLLPEQPGGGSGSA from the coding sequence ATGAAAACCCAGTCTTCCATTCTGACGCGGTGGCTGCCTCTCGCTCTGATGCTGACGGTGGCTTCCGCCCGGGCGCAAGACAGCACGCCCCCTCTGACGGACTGGCGTCACGTACAGAATGTGAGGCCGGCTGCGGCAGGTCTAGTGCGAATCGAGATTCCCTCCACCACTCATGGTGCTGCCCAGCAGAACTTGAGCGATCTCCGCCTCATTAACCCATCGGGAGTGGAAACCCCTTTCCTGCTGCAGTGGCCTCATCTAGAAACGATCACCACGCGGGCCGTTTCCGGATTTCGGGCCCGCATCGATGGGGACAAGACCTGCCTGGAGATGGTGCCGCCACCCGGTGAATCCATCCGCGCCCTCACCCTGGAGACCGCCACCCCCACCTTCATCAAGGCAGTGACCCTGGAGGGTTCCCAGGACGGAGCCACCTGGCAGCCAATCGGTGAACCCGGCATTGTCTTCCGCCAGCGGGATGGCAGCAGCCGCCTCCGTCTTGTCTTTCCAGCCGGATCTTGGAAACAACTCCGCGTCACCCTCGATGATCGCAGGTCGCCGCCCGCAGCTTTCACGGGTGCCACCGTGGAACTGCCCCAGACCGCCTCAGCCACCATCAAGGAAGCCATCACGCTGACAAAGACAGAGGAACTCCCCGGCATCACCCGTCTTCATCTTACTCTTCAAACCCCGCATGCCTGGCTGGGCATGCTCCGTCTGCAGACCGCGGATCCTGTCTTCAGCAGGAAGGCGGTGGTCCGCAGCGCGAATGCCTCGCCCCTCGCAGACGGCACCGTGTTCCGGCTGCAAGCAGACGAACTCAACGCCACCTCACTGGAAATCCCCGTGCATCGTCAGGCATTGGGGGATCAACTGGTGTTGGACATTGAGAACGGGAACAGCCCGCCACTGAAAATCGACGGCGTCCAGGCCACCCGCTATCCCGTGCATCTGCTCTTTGCCGCCCAGGATTTGGGCACCTGGAAGCTGTACAGCGGCAACCCGCTGGCCATCGCGCCGTACTATGATCTCGCTGCACTTTCCTCTCATTTGCAGTCGGCCCAGACCAGCCCCGCGACCATCGGGGAACTCCAGTCCAACCCCAGCTACCGCAAGGATGGTGTGCTTGGCCAGTTTGCCGAATCAGGAAGCGCCATCGACACCAACGGCTGGCGGCGACGCAAACCGGTGCAGATCACGCAGCCAGGCGTGCAACTCCTGGAACTCGACCTTGAGGCAACCTGTCATCATGATTTCGCTGATCTACGCCTCGTTCAGGACGGGCGTCAACTGCCCTACCTGGTGCTTCAAGAACGGCTCACACGCACCATCCCCCTGCCTGCGACTCTCGCACCGGATCCCAAGCGCCCCACCTGGTCACGGTGGAAGTTGGAGCTGCCTTTTGAAGATCTCTCGATGCAACGGCTGGAGATTGACACCCCGTCACGGGTTTATGAAAGAACTCTCAACATCCTGGAGACACGCCCCAACCGTTCCGGCTCGTCGCAATACTATTCCGCCATCCTGGGCAGCGTGACGGCGAGAAACCTTGGGGAGGGGAAGACTGTCACCGTGCCGTTGAACACTCGGGCGGCGGGCAGGGAGATTTGGATCGAGACGGACAATGCGGACAACACGCCCATGGAGATCACCGCCGTGCGGGGAGCTTATCAAGTGGCGCAATTGAAGTTCCAGGCCCTGCCCAGCGGGGCTCCTGTGTATTTGTACTATGACAACCCGTCAGCACCTGCCCCGCGCTATGACCTGCGGCTCGTAGAGCGTGAACTCCATCTGGCCACCCCATCCACCGCCACCCTGGGGCCGGAGGAGGCCGTCGCACCAGGGAAACGCAAAGCAGAAGATGAATCCGGTGCTGGCTCTGTCTTGCTGTGGGTGGCTCTCGCCGCCGTCGCGGGTGGGTTACTGTGGGTCGTGGTGAAGTTGTTGCCCGAGCAGCCGGGCGGCGGGAGTGGTTCGGCGTGA